From Luteolibacter flavescens:
ATTCGTGCCGGTGTTTTGTGGGGAAACATAGACGCCGGAATTGGTTTCCACGGCATCACGGAGGCCATCGTCATCAGCGTCACCCGGAATAGCGAGAAGGCTACCGGCGGGGATGAGCAAACTGGCAACAACTAAACGAAACGGGCTGGGTTTCATGTTTCAGCCTCGTCACGATTCCGCAGTAAAGTGTTGATGTCGAGATTGTGGCGGCCTGATTCGGCGGTAGGGATTTTCCTGACAGGGGTAAGGCAACGCCCTTCATCCGGTGTTCCGGTGGACCCAGGCGATCGCCCGCTGGAGCAGCTCCGGGCCGTCCTTCAGGCCGAGCTTCTCCTTGATCCGTGAGCGGTAGGTCTCGATCGTCTTGGTATCCAGGAAAAGCAGGTCGGCGATCTGGCGGGTGCTCAGGCCCTTCCCCACGAGCTCGAATACCTGGAGCTCCCGGTCGGCGAGCTTCGAGACGATCTCCAGCGGTTCGCGGGAGGCGGACGAGTTCTTCCTCATCGAGCGCTCCAGCACCTGGTGGGTCATCGCTTCGCTCAGGTAGATGCCGCCGGAGAGCACGTGCCGGATCGCCTTCATGACGTGGCGGCTCGCCTGCTGCTTCGTGATGTAGCCGCGCGCACCCGCGTGGATGCAGCGCTCGGCGTAGATCATCTCGTCCTGCATCGAGACCACCAGCACCTTCACCTCCGGGTAGCGCGCCTGCAGGTCCTTGATGAGCTCCATGCCGAGCGAGGACTTCAGCGTGAGATCGACGATGGCGAGGTGCGGATGGACTGCGGCCACCAGATCGAGTGCTTCGTGGCGGTCCTCCGCCTCGCCGCAGACCTCGAAGTCGGCCTCGCGTTCGATGAGTTCCACCAGTCGCTCGCGGATCATCGGGTGATCGTCCACGAGCAGGATGCGGGTTTTTTCCTGGGGTATGTCCGTCATGGTTTCAGGCGGAGAAGGCGGCTTCTCCCAATTGGCAGGACACCACGGTTCCCCGCGGCAGGCGTGTTGAGATGCTGAATTCGGCCCCGATCAGGCGCGCGCGATACGCCATGATCCGCAGGCCCATGCCCTCGTGCTTCTTCGATCTCTCCGCGAGGCCCTCGCCATCGTCCTCGATGGTCAGGTTCACCATGCCCGCGGTGGAGGACAGCGAGAGCAGGATGTGCATCGCCTTCGCGTGCTTCGCGGCATTCACCACCGCTTCCTGGGCGATGCGGTAGAAATGGATGCCCACCGTGGGATCGCAGGGCGGGATGGGGCTGGGGCAGTCCACTGTGCAAAAAACCTGGAAGCGCCGGCACATCGTCGCTGCCAGCTCGCGCAGCCCGAGCTCCAGTCCCTCGGTCTCCAGCCGCACCGGGTAGAGTCCGCGGGCAAGGTTGCGCGCCAGGTTGATCGACTCGTCGATCATGTCGGCGATGCGGCTGGCGTCCTTGTTCGCCTCCACGCCGTCTTCCTCCAGGCGTGCCTGTAGCATGTTCGTGCTGAAGGCGACGCTCACCAACTGCTGGCACAGGCTGTCGTGCAGGTCTTGGCCGATGCGGATCTGCTCGCGGTCGCTGATCTCCAGCACGCTTTTTTCCAGCACGCGGTTCTCCGCCATCTGCTTCTCCAGCGCGGCGGTGCGTTCCTTCACGCGCTCCTCAAGCTGCGCATTCAGCGTGCGCGCGGCCGTCACCAGGCCGACCGCGACGAGGAAGGTCCCGCAGCGCATCAGCACGTTCCAGTACGGCGTGAAGGAATGGATCTGGCTCGTCTTCGCCGCCAGGTCCGCTGCCAGCCAGATGGAGGCCGCGAGCAGCGCGGCGGCGACCCCGGAGCGGAAGCCCGCGACGTGCGCCACCAGCATCACCGGGATAAGATAGAGCAGCGAGCCGCTCAGCTCCGGTCCCGAGATCCAACTGAAGATGCCGATGCAGGCGATGAGGAATGCGGCAAGGCACCAGACCCCCGTGACCGTCCACCCGTCCAGCATCCGCAGGCCCCGCGCCAAGAGGGGCAGTTGCAGGTCCTCCTCCGCCCGCGTCTTCGCAGGCGCGGCGTTGGCATGGTCTGGAGGAGGTGGGGACATGGCTCAGCCGGCGATGCGCTTTCCGAAGCTCCGGAGCACGCGTTTCATTTTTTGGAAAGTGCCCGCCGGTTGGGCGAGCGCAGCCTTTGCGAATTCGCAGGCGGCGCGCACCTTGCGGCCGTTCGCCGCGGCGTTCTTCGCATTCCGCCCGTGCGTCCACGCCGCCACATCGCGGGGACGTGGTGCGGGGATCTCGTCGGGATCGAGCGGGTTTTCCAGACGCCCGTCCCGGTAGGACTGCTCGGCCGCATTCATCTCGCGCAGCATCTTGTCCCCGCTGGCATTCGTCACCGAGGACATGCGGAGCCGGTACTCGATCAGCGGGTAGCCGGTGAATCCCAGCGCGCCGACCTTCTCCATGCGCCGCACGAAGATGGGGCCGTCCGCCGAGCGATAGCCCGGATGGAATCTCGCGGCACCCTCGCGCTTGAAGAAGAAGGTGCTCGGCAGCGTCCACAGCGGCGGGTCCACCGTGGTCTCGCGGTCCCACCAGTCGTGGGAAATGTAGCGGCCCACGCGGTTGCCTGCCTCGTTGATCAGCCACGCATCGGACATCAGCAGCGAGAGCCGCGGCTCCGTCGCCGCCAGCTTGCGGAAGGTCTCCACCTGGCGCTTCAGCGTGTCCGGCAGGAAGCGGTCGTCCGAGTCGATGATGGAGATGAAGTCACCGAGGGCCACATCGATGCCCGCATTCCGCGCGCCGCTGATGCCGAGGTTCTGCGGGAGGAAGACCTTCCTCACCCTCGCATCCTTCCGCACCATCTCGTCCAGATAGCCGCGTGAGTCGTCCTTCGATCCATCGTCCACCACGATCAGCTCGAAGGCGACTTCCTCGGACGCGAGCACGCTCTCGACCGCCCCGGTCAGCCAGGGCAAGCCGTTGTAGTTGATCATGACGACACTGACCAAGGGCGGGGTCATGGGGTCACTTCACGGGTGTGGGGTTGAGCACGCCTTCCGCCAGATCCCACAGCACCTTCATCTGGCGGTGGTCCGCCAGCTTCCGGGAAAGCGAGCCCAGCCATGGCAGGCGGGCGAACATCGCACGCGCGGACTCGTAGCCTGAGACCTGCGACGCGCTGAGATTCGCGATCTTCTCGTGGTCGCGGTTTTGGAAAGGCTTGTTGATCTCGGAGTGCCACGGGTTCTTGGCGGACAACTCGGCGACGCCGCTGCCGCCGGACTCCGAGCGTGCGCCGGACGAGCCCATCCACTGGATGAGATCGTCCATCTTCGAGCCGATGTCGCCATACTCCATGTGGCGCGTCCTGTCCGCCGGGTAGCCCTTGAATGCGGCCAGATAGCTCGACTCGAAAAATGCGAAGCGAGCGGGATGGCGGTTCTTCGCCCCGAAGTGGACGCGGAACTGCGACTCGAAGACATTGAGAGGATTCCGCCGCAGGACGAGGAAGCGTCCGCCGGTCTGCGCGGCGAACGCACTCGATCCCACGAGCCGCGTGAACTTCCACACCACGATGCGGATCTTCGACAGATCGCGCCCGGCTTTCACCGCCACCGCGGATGCCAGCGCATCCAGGGTCGCTTCCTTGTCGTCACGGATGCACTTCTCCGCTTCGTCCACCGTGAGTGGAGAGCCATCCGAGCAGCTCACCACGAAGAGCGCCGCGATCCGCCGCGAGTCCTGCCACTCCGCGGCGGTCACACGCGAAAGGGCGGCTGGGAAGAACGACTCCGGCAGGCATAGTACATCCTCCAGTTGATCGAGCAGGCGGGTGAGCAGGGTGCTCCCGCTGCGGGGGAGCGATGCGATATACAGCTTCTGGAACCTCATCGGGTGAATGTCGGCTTTGCAGGGAATGTAGGTGTCACTTCCCGTCGGGGCTTACCTCTTCTGTCCGATGATCAGGAAGCTCCCGTAGATGGACAGGCACGGAAAGCGGTCGCCGAATTTCCGTATCGCCTTCCCGGATCCCAGGAGGCGGACATGATTGAAGCCATGCATCATCATCCGCTGTTTCAAAAGCTTCGGATAATGTTGGGTCAGGTGTGATGCTCCCAGGACCGAGCCTTTGTTCCACCGCATTTTCAGGGAGTTCGGATTGGGCGTGGTCATCATCAGGTGACCGCCTACCTTCAGGATGCGCTGGAACTCGCAGAGCGTGGGATCGACATCGGAGGGATACAGGTGCTCGAGGAATTCCCCGGCGACGATCGCGTCGTAGGTGAGGTCGTCGGCCGGGATGCTGGTGGTCAGTCCGTGGACATTGGAAGTGTAGGCGGCGGGCAGCGCGGTGAGTCGCTCGGCCACGCAGTCGAGGCCTCCCAGCTCGATGTCCGGACGGATCTCCTTCAAGGCGACACCCCCGCGCCCTTCGGCACATCCCACATCCAGTATCTTCCTGGCGTCTGCTGGAAGGTACTTTGCGAATTGGGCATACCGCTCCGGCGTGAAGGAGTCGATCAGCGCTTCGTGCTGCAGCGCGTTCTCCTTCGAGTAGCTGTCAATTCGATCGGTGGTGGACATGTATTGGGGAAGAGTTCGGGGTTTGGTTCAGGATTTGACTTGCGAGACGACGCTTTCGCGGTAGGCGTGTTCGAGCGCCTGGTCGGTGCGATCGTAGGAAAGATACTCGGTGATGCGGGCTGCGATGGCGCGCGTCTTTTCCGGCAGCTCCGCGCGATGGCCGTGACACCACACGATGGCCTCCGTGAGTCCGGCCACGAGCCCGTCCACGGACTGGACGGGCACCGCGATGCCGCCGGCCATCCGGACGATCTCGCCCTGCGCGCTGGTGTCCGCGACCACGGGATAGCAGCCCGCGAGGATCGCCTCCACCAGGGTCATGCCCATCGTTTCGCGGAAGCTAGGCAGGAAATACACGTCGCTGCCCTGGAGCGCGCGTACGTAGTCATCGCCGCTGAATCCCGGATGAAATTCCACATGCTGCGTGATGCCGAGCGATGCAGCGAGGCCCTGCAATGAAGGGATCTCCGGACCACCCCCGGCGATGGTGTAGTGGACCGGTATGCCTTTCGCCACGGCTCCGGCGACGGCCCTCAGTGCGAGCGCCACTCCCTTCCTGCCCTCCATGTTTCCCCCGGCGAACATCCTCAGCGGCCCCGACGCATCGGGTACGGGATGACCGCTCGTCAGTCGCGCGATGGACTCCTGCGCCAGCGTGGTCACGGGCAGGCGGATCATCGGCGCGACCTTGCGGAAAGGCTTCAGCAGTTCCTCGGTCTCCTCATTGGCGGCGATCACCACGGCGGCCTTCTCCACGCAGTCGCGGAAGGCACGCGAGCGCATGGCGGAGCGGTTGCTGAAATCGCGCGCGAACTCGAAGGCCCGGGCCGACGGGCTCAGGATGGTGCGGAAGGCCTTCGGAATGTGCCCCGCGCCACCGACCGGACCCCACACGAAGGGCACCGGCAATTGCCATAGCGGCGACGGCATCCGCCACGAGGCGATCGTCACCTGGTGGCACAGGTCGAAGCCGATCTCCTCATGCCACGCCCTGGCCTCGGCGAGCACCTTGCGCGTGAAGTCAGCGTAGTTCAGCCAGCTCTGCACGTGCGCGATGAAGCGGTTGGGAGGACTGTCCTTTGCCTCGCGCAGGAAGCGCACGGTGACATTCGCGGGCACCAGTCCCTCCGCCGTCGCCTTCGTCCATCCGGCGCGGTTGTGGTCGTCCGTCAGCACCCAGACATCGTGGTGCCGGGCGATGCGGCGCACGGCATTCCACCCCACGGCCTGCTCGGAGCCGCCATAGGGATTACACGCGTAGCCGACGGCGAGGACCTTCATGAAATCAAAGGAAGAGAGGGGGGGACGTGATGCGGTCAGTGCCCGGCGGCGCGGTACTTGCCGAGGCACACGTCGAGTAGCTGGCGCAGCACGGCGACCAGCCCGCCGAATCCGCGGATCTTCGTCGGTGTCTTCCCGCTGGCGGGATACACGCGCGAGACCGGGAGCTCCTTCACGCGGAATCCGCGCCGCACCGACTCGATGGCCAGGTGGTAGTGGAGCTGGTAGCGGTCGAAGCACGGGCGGAAGACCGACACGCGAGGATCTGTTAGAAGCTTCCGGCTATACGCGCGGAAGCCGTTCGTGGTGTCCGTGTAGCGGAAGCCGGAGGCGAGCGAGATCATCGGCGCGTGGAGCAGACGCACCGCGAGGAGGCGCGAGAGCGGCGTGTTTTCATGATGCCCGCCGGGGATGAAGCGCGAGCCCTGCACGTGATCCCATCCGTCCTCGAGTGCCGCGACGAAGGACGGGATGGCGTCCAGCCCGTCCTTGCCATTGCCATCGATCACCACGATGCCCTCGTAGCCTTCGTTCATGCAGTGGTCCATCGCCATGCGCATCTGCGCGCTCAGCTTGCCGGGGCCGGTCTTCACCAGCAGCGCGGTGGCACCGGCTTCCTCCATGATGCCCGCGTCGAGCGAGCCATCGGTGCTCCCGCCGTCGGCGACGATCAGGTCGATGATGTCGGCATGCTCCTTCATCGCGCGGAGCTGCTTGCGGATCTTTTCCCCCTCGTTGATGACGAAGACGCAGATGGCCTGGCGGTGCCGGCGCGGCCTCTGCCATGCGATGCGGTAGCGGGGTGCGCGCTCGTCATCGCCACGGGTCTCCGGCTCGCTCATGGTGCCGGATCGTGGGATGAATCATCGGACCTCCCGAGGATGCTGGACTTCACCGTGTCCTCCAGCAGCACGGAGCTGTTGGCCTCCTCCGCCACGAAGTAGCGCGGCCTGCTGCGCACCTCGCCGAGGATGGTGCCGACATACTCGCTCAGCACCGCGAGGATGAGGCAGACAAAGAAGAACATGCCGCTTTGCTGGAGCGAGAGCGTCGTCCAGCCCTGGGCCACATCCGGCTTCGTGAAATAGATCGTCACGACGTACACCGCGTAGAGCAGGTTCAGCCCCGCGCCGAGTAGGCCGGCCACCGTCACCAGTCGCAGCGGGTGCCGCGTGTTCGCCGCCAGCAGGTCGATCGCCGTGGCCACGTCATCGCGCCAGGAGCTCTTTCGCTCGGAGCCCGGGCGTGAGGTCAGATCGTAGGGGAAGAACTCGTGGTGATAGCCCAGCATCAGCGTCAGCACACGCAGGTAGCGGCTCTGCTCGCGCACCTGCAGCAGCGCATTCACGGCTTGGCGGCTCATCACGCGCAGGTCGGAGACGCCGCGCTTGATATCCACGCCCAGGCGCTTGCGGCAGTAGTTCCGGAAGAACTCACCGATCCACTCGCGCGGCATCGAGCGCGTCACGGGATTCGCCGCGATGCCATGGACCACGCCGCCCGTCTTCCGGCACACGGCGATCATGTCCGGCAGGGGCGCCACCGGATCCGTGCGCGGATCGAGAGTCACCACGTAGTCACCGATGGAGGACTCGATGCCCGCGGACAGCGCCACCTCGCGGCCGAAGCTGCGCGACAGCCGCAGGTAGCGCACGCGCTGCGTCCGCTTCAGCATCTCCCTCACCACCGTCGTCGTGCCATCGGTGGAGCCATCGTCCACCAGCACGATCTCGTAGAAACGGAACGAGGCCGACAGCGTCGCATCCAGCTCGCCGGTGAATGCATCGACCAGCGCGGCATCCTGATGCAGCGGGACGATGATGCTGATGACGGTGTTCGGTTCCACGGCGTGCCGGTCAAGCGGCGGTGGCGGATCGGGCGGAAAGCAGTCCGGCCAATTCGTCCTCCACGTCGAAAATGTTGTCAATCTTCCCCCCCATCACATGGATGACGGACGGGAGCACGGGGTCCCTCTGGAAAAGGATGGGCCTGCCATCGTCGGTCTCGGTCTGCGGCAGCAGCGTCTTCACCGCCCAGATCGATTCGCGGTAGGTCGCGTCGCGCAGCGCGGGAAGGTAGCGCGAGGCATCGGCCAGCATGAGCTGCTGGTGCGACTCCTTCGCCAGCGTGTCGAAGCGCCGGTAGGGATCGCCGGTGCCCTCGCGCGTGTTTTCGTACCACTGCGCGTGCGGCGTGTAGCGCACGTGGCTCAGCGAGGTGAGCCCGCGCGCCGGGTAGGGCATGAATGAGAAGAAGGGCCCGCACATCATCGTCACGGA
This genomic window contains:
- a CDS encoding glycosyltransferase family 2 protein encodes the protein MSEPETRGDDERAPRYRIAWQRPRRHRQAICVFVINEGEKIRKQLRAMKEHADIIDLIVADGGSTDGSLDAGIMEEAGATALLVKTGPGKLSAQMRMAMDHCMNEGYEGIVVIDGNGKDGLDAIPSFVAALEDGWDHVQGSRFIPGGHHENTPLSRLLAVRLLHAPMISLASGFRYTDTTNGFRAYSRKLLTDPRVSVFRPCFDRYQLHYHLAIESVRRGFRVKELPVSRVYPASGKTPTKIRGFGGLVAVLRQLLDVCLGKYRAAGH
- a CDS encoding class I SAM-dependent methyltransferase; the encoded protein is MSTTDRIDSYSKENALQHEALIDSFTPERYAQFAKYLPADARKILDVGCAEGRGGVALKEIRPDIELGGLDCVAERLTALPAAYTSNVHGLTTSIPADDLTYDAIVAGEFLEHLYPSDVDPTLCEFQRILKVGGHLMMTTPNPNSLKMRWNKGSVLGASHLTQHYPKLLKQRMMMHGFNHVRLLGSGKAIRKFGDRFPCLSIYGSFLIIGQKR
- a CDS encoding sulfotransferase gives rise to the protein MRFQKLYIASLPRSGSTLLTRLLDQLEDVLCLPESFFPAALSRVTAAEWQDSRRIAALFVVSCSDGSPLTVDEAEKCIRDDKEATLDALASAVAVKAGRDLSKIRIVVWKFTRLVGSSAFAAQTGGRFLVLRRNPLNVFESQFRVHFGAKNRHPARFAFFESSYLAAFKGYPADRTRHMEYGDIGSKMDDLIQWMGSSGARSESGGSGVAELSAKNPWHSEINKPFQNRDHEKIANLSASQVSGYESARAMFARLPWLGSLSRKLADHRQMKVLWDLAEGVLNPTPVK
- a CDS encoding glycosyltransferase family 4 protein, whose protein sequence is MKVLAVGYACNPYGGSEQAVGWNAVRRIARHHDVWVLTDDHNRAGWTKATAEGLVPANVTVRFLREAKDSPPNRFIAHVQSWLNYADFTRKVLAEARAWHEEIGFDLCHQVTIASWRMPSPLWQLPVPFVWGPVGGAGHIPKAFRTILSPSARAFEFARDFSNRSAMRSRAFRDCVEKAAVVIAANEETEELLKPFRKVAPMIRLPVTTLAQESIARLTSGHPVPDASGPLRMFAGGNMEGRKGVALALRAVAGAVAKGIPVHYTIAGGGPEIPSLQGLAASLGITQHVEFHPGFSGDDYVRALQGSDVYFLPSFRETMGMTLVEAILAGCYPVVADTSAQGEIVRMAGGIAVPVQSVDGLVAGLTEAIVWCHGHRAELPEKTRAIAARITEYLSYDRTDQALEHAYRESVVSQVKS
- a CDS encoding glycosyltransferase, which produces MEPNTVISIIVPLHQDAALVDAFTGELDATLSASFRFYEIVLVDDGSTDGTTTVVREMLKRTQRVRYLRLSRSFGREVALSAGIESSIGDYVVTLDPRTDPVAPLPDMIAVCRKTGGVVHGIAANPVTRSMPREWIGEFFRNYCRKRLGVDIKRGVSDLRVMSRQAVNALLQVREQSRYLRVLTLMLGYHHEFFPYDLTSRPGSERKSSWRDDVATAIDLLAANTRHPLRLVTVAGLLGAGLNLLYAVYVVTIYFTKPDVAQGWTTLSLQQSGMFFFVCLILAVLSEYVGTILGEVRSRPRYFVAEEANSSVLLEDTVKSSILGRSDDSSHDPAP
- a CDS encoding response regulator transcription factor codes for the protein MTDIPQEKTRILLVDDHPMIRERLVELIEREADFEVCGEAEDRHEALDLVAAVHPHLAIVDLTLKSSLGMELIKDLQARYPEVKVLVVSMQDEMIYAERCIHAGARGYITKQQASRHVMKAIRHVLSGGIYLSEAMTHQVLERSMRKNSSASREPLEIVSKLADRELQVFELVGKGLSTRQIADLLFLDTKTIETYRSRIKEKLGLKDGPELLQRAIAWVHRNTG
- a CDS encoding sensor histidine kinase — translated: MSPPPPDHANAAPAKTRAEEDLQLPLLARGLRMLDGWTVTGVWCLAAFLIACIGIFSWISGPELSGSLLYLIPVMLVAHVAGFRSGVAAALLAASIWLAADLAAKTSQIHSFTPYWNVLMRCGTFLVAVGLVTAARTLNAQLEERVKERTAALEKQMAENRVLEKSVLEISDREQIRIGQDLHDSLCQQLVSVAFSTNMLQARLEEDGVEANKDASRIADMIDESINLARNLARGLYPVRLETEGLELGLRELAATMCRRFQVFCTVDCPSPIPPCDPTVGIHFYRIAQEAVVNAAKHAKAMHILLSLSSTAGMVNLTIEDDGEGLAERSKKHEGMGLRIMAYRARLIGAEFSISTRLPRGTVVSCQLGEAAFSA
- a CDS encoding glycosyltransferase family 2 protein, producing MTPPLVSVVMINYNGLPWLTGAVESVLASEEVAFELIVVDDGSKDDSRGYLDEMVRKDARVRKVFLPQNLGISGARNAGIDVALGDFISIIDSDDRFLPDTLKRQVETFRKLAATEPRLSLLMSDAWLINEAGNRVGRYISHDWWDRETTVDPPLWTLPSTFFFKREGAARFHPGYRSADGPIFVRRMEKVGALGFTGYPLIEYRLRMSSVTNASGDKMLREMNAAEQSYRDGRLENPLDPDEIPAPRPRDVAAWTHGRNAKNAAANGRKVRAACEFAKAALAQPAGTFQKMKRVLRSFGKRIAG